In one Chitinophaga sancti genomic region, the following are encoded:
- a CDS encoding fibronectin type III domain-containing protein, producing the protein MYRILLFLLCCCQLATGQEHHIAAIADVQPGVTRLRWAPSGFVEWELGTRYGYNIERFIIGENRFTLLTPQPIKPLPLAQMDPNNEKVAIVAEVIYGEKISPAGKGFSAFYEAQNTNEWRMAMALLACDLSTQAAKSAGLYFEDSDIVEGRRYAYRISLAQQPKNLVVDTAVVVAVPGLLSRPREVRMLCGDKTVTLAWKKDSYSAYIVERSANGKDFHPVSDLPLVSPHFKDTLPGNEHRYFYRIKGITPFADYGPYSEIVSGTGITEVENRPELDTIIVQQNQRIEIRWLLPGSLKDQLAKIVITRAANSKGPFRPIANFNKIAYAFTDQHPGNSNYYRIKGITKQGKAIYSFPYFAQLIDTIPPAVPTGFNGNVDSIGIATLKWKANIEPDLLGYRVFRANSLTEEFVELSKKILSQPAFTDTLTLHTLSANIFYKVIAVDKNYNTSPYSAVILLKRPDTIPPSASLFTKAIGTDTAIVLEWQNSSSEDAIRYILYRVNTKDSSRVQISAWDHPQKMSSFRDTALRPGNTYYYELLVCDAAGNKAIAISSDVFFESGTRPPITSWKAEKQDQHILLHWQYHLAGVKQFRIYRAKSNDLFTLYTTLDGNLHDYTDKVLFPGNVYKYKITAVLPGDVKSAMSKVIEVIY; encoded by the coding sequence ATGTACCGTATCTTATTGTTTTTATTATGCTGTTGCCAGCTGGCAACAGGGCAGGAGCATCATATTGCCGCTATAGCAGATGTACAACCCGGTGTAACCAGGTTACGCTGGGCACCATCCGGTTTCGTGGAATGGGAATTGGGCACCAGGTATGGTTATAATATTGAGCGCTTCATCATCGGAGAAAACAGGTTTACCCTATTGACTCCGCAGCCCATCAAGCCCCTTCCACTTGCCCAAATGGATCCCAATAATGAAAAGGTCGCCATCGTTGCTGAAGTCATTTACGGGGAGAAAATAAGTCCGGCAGGAAAAGGATTCAGCGCCTTCTACGAAGCCCAAAATACAAATGAATGGAGAATGGCGATGGCCTTACTCGCCTGTGACCTGTCCACGCAAGCGGCTAAAAGCGCTGGTCTGTATTTTGAAGATAGCGACATCGTGGAAGGGCGTCGCTATGCCTACCGCATCTCCCTGGCACAACAGCCGAAGAATCTGGTGGTGGATACTGCTGTAGTAGTAGCGGTTCCTGGTTTACTAAGCAGACCGCGTGAAGTGAGGATGCTTTGCGGGGATAAGACAGTCACCTTAGCCTGGAAAAAAGATAGTTATTCTGCTTACATCGTAGAGCGTTCTGCCAATGGAAAGGACTTTCATCCTGTGTCAGACCTGCCTCTTGTCTCACCGCATTTCAAAGATACCTTACCCGGAAATGAGCATAGATATTTTTATAGAATAAAGGGGATCACCCCATTTGCAGACTACGGTCCCTACTCTGAAATAGTCAGCGGCACCGGTATTACTGAAGTAGAAAACCGGCCCGAACTGGATACGATCATCGTACAGCAGAATCAACGTATTGAAATCCGCTGGCTGCTTCCTGGTAGCCTGAAAGATCAGTTAGCAAAGATCGTTATTACAAGGGCTGCTAATAGTAAAGGGCCATTCCGGCCCATTGCCAACTTCAATAAAATAGCATATGCTTTTACAGATCAACATCCCGGCAATTCGAACTATTACCGCATCAAAGGCATCACCAAACAGGGGAAGGCGATTTATTCATTTCCCTATTTTGCACAGCTCATCGATACCATTCCTCCTGCTGTGCCTACAGGTTTCAATGGAAATGTAGATTCCATAGGTATTGCGACATTAAAATGGAAGGCCAATATCGAACCCGATTTGCTCGGCTACCGGGTATTTCGTGCGAATAGTCTTACAGAAGAATTTGTAGAGCTAAGTAAAAAGATTTTATCCCAACCTGCTTTTACTGATACCCTTACCTTGCATACACTCAGTGCCAACATCTTCTACAAAGTTATTGCAGTAGATAAAAACTATAATACCTCTCCCTATTCAGCAGTCATTCTATTAAAGCGGCCGGATACCATCCCGCCATCAGCTTCCCTGTTTACAAAAGCGATCGGCACAGATACGGCTATTGTATTAGAATGGCAAAATAGTTCCAGTGAAGATGCGATACGGTACATACTTTACAGGGTCAATACAAAGGATAGTAGCCGGGTTCAAATATCTGCGTGGGATCATCCACAAAAAATGAGCAGCTTTAGAGACACTGCTCTCCGGCCCGGCAATACTTACTACTATGAATTGCTCGTATGTGATGCTGCCGGCAATAAAGCCATCGCCATTAGTAGCGATGTGTTTTTCGAAAGCGGAACCCGGCCGCCAATCACGAGCTGGAAGGCGGAGAAACAGGATCAGCACATCCTGTTACACTGGCAATATCATTTAGCAGGTGTAAAGCAATTCCGGATTTACCGCGCCAAGAGTAATGATTTGTTTACCCTGTATACAACACTGGATGGTAACTTACACGACTACACCGATAAGGTCCTCTTTCCCGGGAATGTATACAAATATAAAATTACCGCTGTACTGCCAGGTGATGTGAAGTCGGCCATGAGCAAAGTCATTGAAGTGATTTACTGA